In Streptomyces sp. NBC_00654, the genomic window GCGATGAGGACCTGGATGCGGTGGACCGGGAAGGTCTGGGCTACCACGTTGCTACCCCTCGAAGGGGCGATGAGGACCGGGTCGCTCTACAAGCTCACCACCAACGCGAAGAAGTTGCTACCCCTCGAAGGGGCGATGAGGACCTGCGCCGGACCCGCATGGGTCCCCACACACACCGCGTTGCTACCCCTCGAAGGGCGATGAGGACACCTCCGCAAGTGCGAGCCCGCCCCGAAATGGTTCGAGTTGCTACCCCTCGAAGGGGCGATGAGGACCGCTGCCGGACAGCGCGGATGCCTACTGGGGTGTGCTGTTGCTACCCCTCGAAGGGGCGATGAGGACCCGGCGCTCACGGGCACCGGGGCGGCCTTGCGCACATGTTGCTACCCCTCGAAGGGGCGATGAGGACCCGTCACCGCGTGTACCGATGCCGTGGCGATCGATATGTTGCTACCCCTCGAAGGGGCGATGAGGACCGGCTCCGATCGTGATCAGGTCCGGCTTCTCCGCCTGTTGCTACCCCTCGAAGGGGCGATGAGGACATACCTCTACCAGTGCAGCAAGTGCGGCGGCTGGACGTTGCTACCCCTCGAAGGGGCGATGAGGACCGCCTTGAGCAACGCGAGGGCGCGGCCCTTGTGGCGGGGTTGCTACCCCTCGAAGGGGCGATGAGGACCGCTCAGGCCCGGTTCGACGGCCGGGCCAGGTCTGAGTTGCTACCCCTCGAAGGGGCGATGAGGACGCCACCGCCCGATCATCCTCGGCCGGGACGTCGTGGAGTTGCTACCCCTCGAAGGGGCGATGAGGACGCCGCAGACGTCCTGCTGCTGCCGTGCGAGGCGGAGTAGTTGCTACCCATCGAAGGGGCGATGAGGACTCGCGGAGCTGGACGACCTGGACGGCGGCGCGTCGGTGTTGCTACCCCTCGAAGGGGCGATGAGGACTAGCCGCGGAGCCGGAGGTTCTGGGTGATCCCCTGCTTGTTGCTACCCCTCGAAGGGGCGATGAGGACACCGCGCCCTGCGCACCGGAAAGATCTACCCGGAGGGGTTGCTACCCCTCGAAGGGGCGATGAGGACGGGCGCCATCCCGGCGGCCGGTCCCTCTACGAGCCGTTGCTACCCCTCGAAGGGGCGATGAGGACGACATGCGGGACGGCGAGATCGTCTCCTCCATGCTGTTGCTACCCCTCGAAGGGGCGATGAGGACGCGCGCGGCGCGCGCGTTGTAGGCGAGGACGGCATAGTGTTGCTACCCCTCGAAGGGGCGATGAGGACGACCCCGATCATGGCACTCCGCAAGAGCATCAGCATGTTGCTACCCCTCGAAGGGGCGATGAGGACATCAAGGTCCCCCGAGCAGCAACGGTGAGTGCTACCCGTTGCTACCCCTCGAAGGGGCGATGAGGACCGTCGACCCCGGCCGCCATCGCCGCGTACGTCATGTTGCTACCCCTCGAAGGGGCGATGAGGACGCGCTCACGGGCACCGGGGCGACCTTGCGTACATGTTGCTACCCCTCGAAGGGGCGATGAGGACCACTCGGTTAAAGCGCTCGTCAAGACCTTCTGGAAGTTGCTACCCCTCGAAGGGGCGATGAGGACCTGTGGTGACGTCAGCGGTGGGCTTGTGGAGGACGAGTTGCTACCCCTCGAAGGGGCGATGAGGACTCCCCGAGACCTGGTACACGCCCGCATCCGTCGCGTTGCTACCCCTCGAAGGGGCGATGAGGACCCGGTCGGCGGCGTCGGCAGGAGCGCGGCGCGGGCGGGTTGCTACCCCTCGAAGGGGCGATGAGGACGTCCCCCGCCGCGTAGCAGCCCCCGACATGCACTTCGTTGCTACCCCTCGAAGGGGCGATGAGGACGCCGGGACACGATCGCGTCCACCCGGATCGAGATGAGTTGCTACCCCTCGAAGGGGCGATGAGGACCCACCTGAAGTGGACGAGCGCGGGGTGGCGAATGACGTTGCTACCCCTCGAAGGGGCGATGAGGACGTTTGGCGGCAGTGACGGGCGGACCGCGGCGCCGGCGTTGCTACCCCTCGAAGGGGCGATGAGGACCGGTGGCCAGAGGCGTGTCAGCCACAGCCACGTAGGTTGCTACCCCTCGAAGGGGCGATGAGGACCCCAGCCGAAGGTGTCCTCGAACGCCCTCTCGTAGCGTTGCTACCCCTCGAAGGGGCGATGAGGACTGCGACGGCTCGCCCACCGCCAGGAGCAGTGCGGGAGTTGCTACCCCTCGAAGGGGCGATGAGGACTGCAGCGCGCGGCCGGATACCGCCGCACCCTGGCCACGTTGCTACCCCTCGAAGGGGCGATGAGGACCCGCTTCCGCCGCCGTGCCCGTGCGCTGCTGAACCACGTTGCTACCCCTCGAAGGGGCGATGAGGACCAGTGCGCGGCATGAGAAGCGCATCGGCTTCTTCAGGGTTGCTACCCCTCGAAGGGGCGATGAGGACTGGGCGATCGTGCGGAGCGCCCGGCTGGAGTCCGGCACGTTGCTACCCCTCGAAGGGGCGATGAGGACCGTCGAGCAAGCCCAACAGGCCCGCAGCCGGGCGGTTGCTACCCCTCGAAGGGGCGATGAGGACCCGCCTGGAGGAAGAGCACGGCCTGGTCCGCGCCGCGTTGCTACCCCTCGAAGGGGCGATGAGGACGGCTCGAAGGTGTGGTTGCCGTCCTCGTCCTCATAGAGTTGCTACCCCTCGAAGGGGCGATGAGGACCGGATACTTCCCCATCGGCCGCTACGTCACCATGACGTTGCTACCCCTCGAAGGGGCGATGAGGACCGGCGAGCGGTCCGGCCAGTGCGGCACCGGTCACCCAGTTGCTACCCCTCGAAGGGGCGATGAGGACCCCACGGTAAAGATGCAGGTGACAGGGGGTAAAGGACGGCCTGGTCCTCCGGGTGTTGCAGCGGACCTCCGGTAGTGTCGCGTGCCCCGGTGTGGCGCTGCAATTTCAGGTTGGTTCGAGGCGTCACTGGGGCCCTCTTCGTTACAGCACGTCGCTCGGGGCCGGTTCGACCGCGCCCCATTCGAGACGCTGAGGGAGGGTACCGGGCGGGAAGGTGTAGACGAGGACGTTGTCGTAGGTCAGGTCGAGGACGGATTCGACGGCTGCCTGGAAGCGGCGGAGTTGGGCTGCGCTGAGTTGGCCTTCGAAGACGCTGCGCTGGACGTGGTGGAGGTACTGGCGGCAGGTTCGGAGAATGCGCGAGTTGCGTTCGGCAAGGGTGTCGTAGACGACAACTACGTACATGGAGTGGCTACCACCAGATCCTGAAGGGTTTGTAGGGGGTGCCCTCCAGGCAGTGGCGGGTCAGGGCGAGGGCATCGAGGTAGAGGAGTTCGTCGTAGGCGACGTTCCGGCCGAGGCTGCGGTGCGCGATGGTGACAGCGAACTCGTCGCGGACGGTCTGGACGACGTACTTGCGTCCAGCCTCGCTGAGCATTGCCTGGTTGCTCTGGCGGTCGAAGTGGTGCTCCTTGAGCTGGTTGCGGCCTGCGAGCCGTAGGAGGAGCCGCTCGGCGAACAGCGGTTTGAACATTTCGGCGAGGTCCAGGACAAGGGAGTGCCGTTGGCGTTCCAGGCTGCTGTGGAGGAAGGCGATGCCGCTGTGGAGCGGGGTGAGGCGTACTGCGGTGAGGACTCGCGCGTATGTGATGCCGTTGACATAGCTGATGAAGGCGTTTCCGGCGTTCTTGGGCGGTCGGCGGCTGCGCCCGCCGAGTTGCAGCCAGTCGGGGAGTTTCGTGTCGATGACTTCCCAGGCGGAGCGTCGGAACGTTCCTTCGGCCCCCATGAGGTGTGAGGGAGTTTCGGCTGTGGCGATCGATTCCTGAAGGACGTGGTACGGGCGGGTGAGCAGTCTGCGGTCGACGACGCGTCTGACGTTGAAGGCGGTGGCGTCCACGATGTCGCGGGCGATCTTCAGGCTGGTTCCGGGATCCTGCGCGGTTCGCGCCTGGGTGAGGACGGTCTGGCCCGAGGTGCTGGTCTCGGAGGTGAGGAGGGAGCCGGCGTAGTCCCCGTAGTAGCTGAGGAGGTGGACGTTGATGCGGTGTCGATTGAGCAGGGAGACGACTGCGGTGTTGATGTCGGTTTCGGCGCAGGCGACGATGTCGCGGACGTCGGTGATGGGGATGTGGACGTTGGCGGCGTTCTCGCGCTCGATGATGAGGGATTCGTCTTTGCGGCGGATCCGGCAGGGGTTGGTCAGCCAGTAGGTGCGGGCGGTGGCAGGCATGTCAGTCCGTCCAGCAGTAGTCGGTGAAGCTGCAGCCGCGGCAGGCGGAGAGGGCGAGTCGGCTCGGTGAGTTGGGGAGGGCAGCCACGGTGAGGACCTGGGTGATGTCCGCTTCGGCCTGGGTTGCGGCTTGCGGGGTGTAGGGGAAGCGTTGGGTCCGGCGGGTTTTGGGGTAGTGCAGTACGGCCCCTTGGGCTTCGATGCCGACGCGGTGGAGCCGGTGGCAGTAGTGGCGGCCCTGCGCTTGGTCGGCGGGGCTGGGGCGGGACGAGGATTTGACCTCGTGTACCCAGTGCTGGCCATCAATGAAGTCGAGCTGGGCTGCCCCGAGGTCGACGGGCGTGTTGCGGGTGTATGAGGTGTCGTGTGTGGCCTCGCCGAGCTGGACGGTGGCACTCAGCTGTTCGGGGCGGATGCCGCGCAGGTAGAGCCAGAGCTGGCGGGGGCAGTGGTAGAGGTACTTAATGTGAACGCCGCCGATGTCTTCCGCTTCGATCACAGGACTTCTCCTGGGCGGTAGGTCTCCTGGAGCAGGCCTTTTACGGCGAGCAGGCCAAGGACGGGGTCGTAGTCTCCGTCGATGACGCGTGTTTTGAGGTTCTTCTCGTACCGGGTGAGTCCGCCCGCCCAGTGCGGCATGGGGATCAGGTACTCGTCTGCGAGGAGTCGGCTGGTCTTCGGGTTTCCGGTGGTCTTGTCGAGGGCGGCGGCGTAGGCGTCGCGGTCGGTGCTGAGGATCGCTTCGGTGCCGTCGAATTGGGCATCGAAGTTCTCGGCGAGGGCGGAGCGGTCGTCGAAGGGCTGCCCGAACGTCAGGAACGCGTCTTCGAAGTCTCGCTGGT contains:
- the cas1b gene encoding type I-B CRISPR-associated endonuclease Cas1b — protein: MPATARTYWLTNPCRIRRKDESLIIERENAANVHIPITDVRDIVACAETDINTAVVSLLNRHRINVHLLSYYGDYAGSLLTSETSTSGQTVLTQARTAQDPGTSLKIARDIVDATAFNVRRVVDRRLLTRPYHVLQESIATAETPSHLMGAEGTFRRSAWEVIDTKLPDWLQLGGRSRRPPKNAGNAFISYVNGITYARVLTAVRLTPLHSGIAFLHSSLERQRHSLVLDLAEMFKPLFAERLLLRLAGRNQLKEHHFDRQSNQAMLSEAGRKYVVQTVRDEFAVTIAHRSLGRNVAYDELLYLDALALTRHCLEGTPYKPFRIWW
- a CDS encoding CRISPR-associated protein Cas4, encoding MIEAEDIGGVHIKYLYHCPRQLWLYLRGIRPEQLSATVQLGEATHDTSYTRNTPVDLGAAQLDFIDGQHWVHEVKSSSRPSPADQAQGRHYCHRLHRVGIEAQGAVLHYPKTRRTQRFPYTPQAATQAEADITQVLTVAALPNSPSRLALSACRGCSFTDYCWTD
- the cas2 gene encoding CRISPR-associated endonuclease Cas2; amino-acid sequence: MYVVVVYDTLAERNSRILRTCRQYLHHVQRSVFEGQLSAAQLRRFQAAVESVLDLTYDNVLVYTFPPGTLPQRLEWGAVEPAPSDVL